In a genomic window of Gemmatimonadetes bacterium T265:
- the pheA gene encoding prephenate dehydratase produces the protein MSAAGGAAADSRGAALGIPSGTPTAPGAAAAPRVAFQGEHGAYSEEAVVAWWDGAATPVPARECADVAAAVAGGAVDYGLLPVENTLAGSVVATYDALAAADGVAVVGEVVLPIHHCVLAPAGATLASVTTVESHPVALAQCRRFLADHPWIEARAAYDTAGAARAVAERGDARVAAIAGRAAARRFGLAVLAADVEDRPDNQTRFLVLARAGDPLAGRPLPAGAPARTALLAVTENAPGALLRLLAPLAAAGLNLSKLESRPTGTPWTYRFFLEVEHAAGDARLPGALGAVTAAARALRVLGTFARGLPGA, from the coding sequence GTGAGCGCGGCGGGCGGGGCCGCGGCGGACTCGCGGGGCGCGGCGTTAGGCATTCCGTCGGGCACGCCGACGGCGCCCGGCGCGGCCGCGGCGCCCCGAGTCGCGTTCCAGGGCGAGCACGGGGCCTACAGCGAGGAGGCCGTCGTCGCCTGGTGGGACGGCGCGGCGACCCCCGTCCCGGCCCGCGAGTGCGCCGACGTCGCGGCCGCGGTCGCGGGCGGCGCGGTCGACTACGGCCTGCTCCCCGTCGAGAACACGCTCGCCGGCAGCGTCGTCGCCACCTACGACGCGCTCGCCGCGGCCGACGGCGTGGCCGTGGTGGGCGAGGTCGTGCTCCCCATCCACCACTGCGTGCTTGCCCCGGCCGGGGCGACGCTGGCGTCGGTCACGACCGTCGAGAGCCACCCCGTCGCGCTCGCCCAGTGCCGGCGCTTCCTCGCCGACCACCCGTGGATCGAGGCCCGCGCCGCGTACGACACCGCGGGCGCGGCGCGCGCGGTCGCCGAACGCGGCGACGCGCGCGTGGCGGCGATCGCCGGGCGCGCGGCCGCGCGGCGCTTCGGATTGGCGGTGCTCGCCGCCGACGTCGAGGACCGGCCCGACAACCAGACCCGCTTCCTCGTCCTCGCGCGCGCGGGCGACCCGCTCGCCGGCCGGCCGCTCCCCGCGGGCGCGCCGGCCCGCACCGCACTCCTCGCGGTGACGGAGAACGCGCCGGGGGCGCTCCTGCGCCTGCTCGCGCCCCTCGCCGCGGCGGGCCTCAACCTCAGCAAGCTCGAGTCGCGGCCGACCGGCACGCCCTGGACGTACCGCTTCTTTCTGGAAGTGGAGCACGCGGCCGGCGACGCGCGGCTGCCCGGCGCGCTCGGCGCCGTGACCGCGGCGGCGCGCGCGCTCCGCGTGTTAGGCACCTTCGCCCGCGGCCTCCCCGGTGCCTGA